From Electrophorus electricus isolate fEleEle1 chromosome 8, fEleEle1.pri, whole genome shotgun sequence, the proteins below share one genomic window:
- the LOC113575058 gene encoding tissue alpha-L-fucosidase-like: MEMTQHRTLLLCIVLYVSASGAQYTPDWKSLDARPLPNWYDEAKFGIFIHWGVFSVPAFGKYSEWFWWYWQGTKDQARVLFMDKNYPPGFRYAEFAPMFNAQFFDPDGWAEILEASGAKYVVFTSKHHEGFTNWRSPTSWNWNSVDNGPHRDIVGDLATAIQNKSSIHFGLYHSLYEWFNPVYLNDKKSGFKTQDFVYFKAMPELYDLVTRYKPELIWSDGDWEAPDTYWNSTQFLAWLYNDSPVKDTVVVNDRWGAGCYCKHGGYYNCADKYTPSELLNHKWEKCNSVDTLSWGYRRNMRLSDLMDLPTIIKDFVNTVAFGGNYLLNIGPTADGMIPDVFEERLREIGAWLKVNGEAIYATKPWRVQTENGTVPVWYTSKNTTVYAIFLSNPMQDSFQLFSPITSEKTVVTLLGSPQALKWTPLHSSGLTVLLPDLPVTPAGAWSLKLDGVA; encoded by the exons ATGGAGATGACACAGCATAGGACACTGTTGCTTTGCATTGTGTTGTACGTATCAGCCTCTGGAGCCCAATACACACCAGACTGGAAGAGCCTAGACGCCAGACCGCTTCCAAATTGGTACGACGAGGCCAAGTTCGGGATTTTCATTCACTGGGGTGTATTTTCTGTACCTGCGTTCGGCAAGTACAGTGAGTGGTTCTGGTGGTACTGGCAGGGCACCAAGGATCAAGCACGTGTTTTGTTTATGGATAAGAACTATCCTCCCGGATTCAGATATGCGGAATTTGCACCTATGTTTAATGCACAGTTCTTTGATCCAGACGGTTGGGCTGAAATACTTGAAGCCTCAGGAGCAAA GTATGTTGTGTTCACTTCGAAACATCATGAAGGATTCACTAATTGGAGATCTCCAACTTCATGGAATTGGAATTCTGTTGATAACGGGCCGCACAGAGACATCGTCGGGGACTTGGCCACGgccattcaaaataaaag TTCTATACACTTTGGACTCTACCATTCTTTGTATGAATGGTTCAATCCTGTCTACCTAAATGACAAGAAATCTGGCTTCAAGACCCAAGACTTTGTTTATTTCAAAGCCATGCCAGAATTATATGACCTGGTCACAAG GTACAAGCCAGAACTGATATGGTCAGATGGGGATTGGGAAGCCCCGGACACTTACTGGAACTCCACACAATTCTTAGCTTGGCTCTACAATGACAGTCCAGTGAAG GATACAGTTGTGGTCAATGATAGATGGGGAGCTGGGTGCTACTGTAAACATGGTGGTTATTACAACTGTGCGGACAAATATACTCCATCGGAGTTGCTCAATCACAAATGGGAGAAATGTAATTCAGTGGACACCCTCTCCTGGGGTTACCGTAGGAACATGAGACTCAGTGACTTGATGGATTTACCCACCATTATAAAG GACTTTGTCAACACAGTGGCTTTTGGGGGAAACTATCTTCTGAATATTGGGCCTACAGCAGATGGAATGATTCCAGATGTGTTTGAGGAACGTCTCAGAGAGATTGGTGCCTGGTTGAAGGTAAACGGAGAGGCCATCTATGCCACTAAACCATGGAGGGTTCAGACTGAGAATGGTACTGTGCCAGTATG GTACACTTCCAAAAACACTACTGTGTATGCCATCTTTCTCTCAAATCCAATGCAGGACTCATTCCAGCTCTTTTCTCCCATAACATCTGAGAAAACTGTG GTGACCCTGTTGGGGAGTCCTCAGGCTCTAAAGTGGACTCCTCTGCATTCATCTGGACTCACTGTGCTTCTACCAGACCTGCCTGTCACTCCTGCAGGAGCCTGGTCCCTTAAACTGGATGGAGTGGCTTAA